A window of Candidatus Woesearchaeota archaeon genomic DNA:
CCTTTGTTTTCCCGTATTGAATCGCTTTCTCCTCTAAGCTTTCTCATTTTATCAGCAGCATTATAAGTCAATATCACCGGATTCCTCGGTTTTTTTTCTCCTGAATAGAACAGGGTTTCGCAATTAACAAGAAGCCCTTCCAAAGAATCAGGCATTTCCCCTTCCGAAAAGCGCCTTTTTTCAGACATAAACGCTCATAGTTCTTTCCTGCTTATAAACCTTTCGTTTTGTAGTCCCCATATTGTAGTAACATTTAGAAAGAATTTAAATATATGGGGAATATTTCAGAAATAATTATTAATAACCTGTTCAGATAAAATCGAAAAAGGCAATTGTTTCAAATGAGAAAGAGCTTTTCACTGGATGACGAAGATGAATTAAGCTGCCTTGTCATGAATGCGGAAAAGAAGAAAAGGATAGCGATATTTGACTTAGACGGAACTATACACAAGGGAAATTTCCTGAGCGCTCTTTATGAGGCAAGCAATGCAGACCTGGCATACAACCTTTTCTTTTCTCTTTTTTCTGATGCACCCAAAAAAATACCCCCTTACATAATTAACGGCTCGAGGATTCTTTATGAAGTGATAGCGCATAAGTTTTCTGGCATGAAAAATGAGGATAAGAATCCATCTGAATTTGAGGAAAAACTGATCAGGGAATTCTCTGAAAAAATACTTTATGGGCTTCCCTTATCAACAATTGAAAAGGCATCTCAAAAAATCCCAAACAAGGCATATCCTTATTCAAAGGAATGCGTAAGGGAAATAGCCAAATGCTCTGATAAAACTCTTTTTATCAGCAAGACATTCATCCCCGTTCTGGAAGCCTATCAAAGGGAAATGAGGGAAAATTATTCAACAGAAATAGACATTATCGGAAACAGGCTTGAAACTCTTGAAGGAAGGATAACCGGGCTCAATATGGAACGCCCAATCCTCTCCTCCGCCGACAAGAGAAGGGAGATTGAAAGAATAATTCCCAGATATGAAAGCGCAATATTTTTTGTCAATTCAGAGGATGATTTGGGAATGTTTGATGCGTCTGATAATGCAGGATTTAAAGGCGCATTGAAGATTGCAATGAATGGAAGCTCTGAAAAGGTTATTGAGAGATGCGATGCATATTTTTCCAGCTGGATTCCAATAAAAATGATGATTGAAAAATATTTTGCATTTCACTGAATTTCTGGCCAAATCTGGCGCAAACAATATAAACCAACAGGAAAAACTAATTCTCATGGAAATTAAAAATACGGGATACCATTCCTTGTGCATTGGAAAAATCAGCAGGGGCTGCAGGATGTGCGTCAAAGGAAGAAAGCTCGTGCTTTTTGTCACAGGAATCTGCCCAAGAAGATGCTACTACTGCCCCTTATCAGAGCAGAAGAAAGATAAGGATGTCATATTCGCAAACGAGCGCCCTGTTGCATCAGATTCTGACATAATTGAGGAAGCAGAGATATCAAGGGCATGGGGCGCAAGCATAACCGGGGGAGATCCTCTTTCTGTTCTCAAAAGGACACTTCATTACATAAGGCTTCTCAAGAAAAAATTCGGAAAGGGCTTTCATATCCACTTATACACAACAACAGAGCTCATTAATGAGAAAACTTTGAAATTGCTTTATTCAGCAGGGCTTGATGAGATAAGGTTCCATCCTGATTTATCTGATGAAAGCAGATGGGAGAGGATTTTGCCTGCCCTTAAATACAGCTGGGATGTAGGAATAGAGATTCCTGCAATTCCCGGAACAGAAGATGCAATAAAGAGGCTTTGCGACTTCTCAGATGGGAAGATAAAGTTCATGAACATAAATGAGCTTGAAATCTCAGACACAAATGCCAATAAACTTCTTGAGAAGAGATTCAGGACAAAGGACAGGATTTCATATGCTGTTCTCGGAAGCGAAGCCCTTGCAAAAAAAACCCTTTCCTACTGCAGGAACAAGAGATTTTCTGTCCACTACTGCACTGCAAAGCTCAAGGATTCAGTCCAGCTTGCAGAAAGAATAAAAATAAGGGCGAAAAGCGCAAAGGAAAAATTTGACATAGTTACAAAAGAGGGGCTTTTCATAAGAGGGGCAATTTACCTTCCTGAGATAAAGCCCGGATTTTCTTATAAGAAGAAAATTAAGGATATTTCCGATAAGAGAAAAGCTTTGATTCTAAGAAAACTTAATGCAATTGCAGAAAATCTTTTTTTGGAATATGCAATCCCAAGAGGGCTCATGAAGGTTGATTTGCAGAAAATGAGAATCATTACAGCAGCGCCAATAGCAGAAAAGCTTGCGAATGAATTCAAGAAAAAGGGGCTGATTCCAGCAGTCCTTTCACAGTATCCGACTTTTGACCAGATGGAGATTGAGCTTCGGTTTCTTTAATCCGCCCAAGTCAAGTTATTTAAAAACAAAAGATTTAAATACGAATGAAATCTAAAAAAGGGTAAGATGGCATCTAACTTTAGAGAGAGTCTAATCTTTTTTGAGCAGCTCGGAATATACGATGTGGTTCTCCCGCTTCTCCTCGTCTTTACCATTGTTTTTGCAATACTTGAGAAGACAAGGGTTTTGGGATATGACACCATCGGGGACAAGAAATATTCCAAGAAGAACCTTAATTCAATGGTTGCATTTGTGACTGCAGTTCTTGTGGTCGGCTCATCAAAGCTTGTCGGGATAATAAACGAGACCATTTCAAACACAGTGCTTCTCCTAATGATGTCAGTGCTTTTCCTTATCCTTGTCGGCTCATTCATGAAGCAGACAGATGAAGGGGTTTTCCTTGAGAAGGGATGGAGAAACCTTTTCATGGTAATAATGTTCATCGGGATAATCATAATATTCCTGAATGCATTCAAGATGCCTGATGGAACAAGCTTTCTCATTTACCTCATTTCAAGAGCATCAAACCTGTTCACAGGCTCAACTGAAGTCGCAACATCGCTCCTTCTTGTCGGGCTTATGATAGGAGCAATACTCTTTGTTACAATGGGCGGCGGAAAAAAAGAGAGCAAGGAATAAATCTCATTTTAAAAATTAAGAAAAAAGGTGATAAGCAATGGATTTAAGGCAAATTATAATATCCCTTGAAAACATAGGGCTGATGGATGTTCTTCTTCCATTTCTTCTAATATTTTCAATACTTTTTGCAGTTCTCAGCAACATAAAGCTGTTCGGAGAGGAAAAGAAGAACATAAATGT
This region includes:
- a CDS encoding radical SAM protein — translated: MEIKNTGYHSLCIGKISRGCRMCVKGRKLVLFVTGICPRRCYYCPLSEQKKDKDVIFANERPVASDSDIIEEAEISRAWGASITGGDPLSVLKRTLHYIRLLKKKFGKGFHIHLYTTTELINEKTLKLLYSAGLDEIRFHPDLSDESRWERILPALKYSWDVGIEIPAIPGTEDAIKRLCDFSDGKIKFMNINELEISDTNANKLLEKRFRTKDRISYAVLGSEALAKKTLSYCRNKRFSVHYCTAKLKDSVQLAERIKIRAKSAKEKFDIVTKEGLFIRGAIYLPEIKPGFSYKKKIKDISDKRKALILRKLNAIAENLFLEYAIPRGLMKVDLQKMRIITAAPIAEKLANEFKKKGLIPAVLSQYPTFDQMEIELRFL